The proteins below come from a single Antennarius striatus isolate MH-2024 chromosome 18, ASM4005453v1, whole genome shotgun sequence genomic window:
- the psmb11a gene encoding proteasome subunit beta type-11a encodes MALEEICGFSLEASTASHRAIDGDDFGLKRLNESERSGGIPLRFFLPAPSVRSAPAQRPFPLSHGTTTLGFVFQDGVVAAADTRASAGGLVACPAVSKITPLHSHLVVTSSGSGADCMLWERILSREVRLYQLRHKRRLSIRGTAKLLSFMLHPFKGTDVCVALTLCGWDLEGPQVIYVCSDGARLQGEVFSVGSGSPYAYGVLDRELRWNLSEDEAMALAREAVFRATHRDAYSGNSVDLFHITAQGWSRRRREDLREEYYKDMEKKKNR; translated from the coding sequence ATGGCTTTGGAGGAGATCTGCGGCTTCTCTCTGGAAGCTTCGACCGCGTCTCATCGTGCCATCGACGGTGATGACTTTGGATTGAAGAGGCTGAATGAATCCGAGCGAAGCGGCGGAATCCCGTTGCGTTTCTTCCTGCCAGCTCCATCCGTCCGTTCGGCCCCGGCCCAGAGGCCCTTCCCTTTGTCCCACGGAACGACCACCCTGGGTTTCGTCTTCCAGGATGGGGTGGTTGCAGCTGCTGACACGCGTGCCAGCGCCGGGGGGCTGGTAGCCTGCCCGGCTGTCAGTAAGATTACCCCGCTCCACTCCCATTTGGTGGTCACGTCCTCTGGCAGCGGGGCAGATTGCATGTTGTGGGAGCGGATTCTGAGCAGGGAGGTCAGACTCTACCAGTTACGCCACAAGAGACGCCTCTCCATACGCGGCACCGCCAAGCTGCTGTCCTTCATGCTGCACCCCTTCAAGGGGACCGACGTGTGCGTGGCCCTGACCCTGTGTGGTTGGGATCTTGAAGGCCCCCAGGTGATATATGTGTGCAGCGATGGAGCCCGTCTGCAGGGCGAGGTGTTCTCTGTGGGTTCTGGTTCTCCCTACGCGTACGGCGTTCTGGACAGAGAGCTGAGGTGGAACCTGAGTGAAGATGAGGCCATGGCGCTGGCGAGGGAAGCCGTGTTCAGAGCCACGCACAGGGACGCCTACTCAGGAAACAGCGTGGATCTGTTCCACATCACGGCCCAGGGATGGAGCCGAAGACGGAGAGAAGACCTTAGAGAGGAATATTATAAAGacatggagaagaaaaagaatagaTGA
- the prmt5 gene encoding protein arginine N-methyltransferase 5 isoform X1, whose amino-acid sequence MASASSGGRVSCGRDLNCVPEITETLAAVAKLGFDFLCMPLFHPRFRREFESEPAKTRPGAQTRSDLLLCGRDWNTLIVGKLSPWIDADSEIETLRRNSEAALSQELNFTAYLGLPVFMIPIKGPHNANLARMLLNHIHTGHHTSNFWIRVPLMAAEDTRDDLIENEPSVYSDDPSVEEKTWNWWHSLRALCDYNKRICLAVEVGADMPSEAVIEKWLGEPIKAAILPTSIFLTNKKGFPVLSKAHQRLIFSLFKLEAQFIFTGTSRHTEKDFRSYLQYLEYLNQNRPAPNAYELFAKGYEDYLQSPLQPLMDNLESQTYEVFEKDPIKYSQYQQAVYKCLLDRVPEEQKDTNVQVLMVLGAGRGPLVNTSLRAARLADRKLKVYAVEKNPNAVITLENCRFEEWGEHVTVVSCDMREWVAPEKADIIVSELLGSFGDNELSPECLDGAQRFLKDGGVSIPCSYTSFLAPLSSSKLYNEVRSCRERDKDPESHFETPYVVRLHNFHQLAEPKACFTFTHPTTDTNNNRYQCLRFSVGCNSVLHGFAGYFETTLYKDVTLSRSTPPPVGRRSISLQVGCQQEVFVLVPGIKPETHSPGMFSWFPILFPLKQPITVSRDDDVTVRFWRCNNGKKVWYEWAVTEPSCSAIHNPAGRSYTIGL is encoded by the exons ATGGCGTCCGCTAGCTCGGGAGGCAGGGTGTCCTGCGGGAGAGACCTCAACTGCGTCCCGGAGATCACGGAAACGTTAGCCGCGGTTGCGAAACTCGG GTTTGATTTCCTGTGCATGCCGCTGTTCCACCCGCGGTTCCGGAGGGAGTTCGAGTCCGAACCCGCGAAAACCCGACCCGGAGCCCAGACCCGCTCAGACCTGCTGCTGTGTGGAAGAG attggAACACTTTAATCGTCGGGAAGCTGTCGCCGTGGATCGATGCAGATTCCGAAATCGAGACGCTGCGTCGGAACTCGGAGGCT GCTCTGTCTCAGGAGCTCAACTTCACCGCCTACCTGGGTCTGCCCGTCTTCATGATCCCCATCAAAGGCCCCCATAACGCCAATCTGGCCCGAATGCTGCTCAATCACATCCACACCGGACACCACACCTCCAAC TTCTGGATCCGCGTCCCGCTCATGGCGGCGGAGGACACGAGGGATGACCTGATTGAGAACGAGCCCAGCGTCTACAGCGACGACCCCAGTGTGGAGGAGAAGACCTGGAACTG GTGGCACTCGCTGCGAGCGCTCTGCGATTACAACAAGAGGATCTGCCTGG ctgtggaggtgggggCAGACATGCCGTCAGAAGCCGTGATAGAGAAGTGGCTCGGGGAGCCAATCAAAGCCGCCATCCTCCCCACCAGCATCTTCCTGACCAATAAGAAGGGCTTCCCCGTGTTGTCCAAAGCCCACCAGCGCCTGATCTTCTCTCTGTTCAAG CTGGAGGCCCAGTTCATCTTCACGGGGACCAGCCGCCACACGGAGAAGGACTTCCGCTCCTACCTGCAGTACCTGGAGTACCTCAACCAGAACCGGCCCGCCCCCAACGCCTACGAGCTCTTCGCCAAAGGCTACGAGGACTACCTGCAGTCCCCCCTCCAG CCTCTCATGGATAATCTGGAGTCTCAGACGTACGAAGTGTTTGAGAAGGATCCCATCAAGTATTCCCAGTATCAACAG GCTGTGTATAAATGTCTGCTGGACCGAGTCCCCGAGGAGCAGAAGGACACCAACGTGCA GGTGCTGATGGTGCTGGGGGCCGGCAGGGGGCCCCTGGTCAACACGTCGCTACGCGCCGCCAGGCtggcagacaggaagctgaaggTGTACGCCGTTGAGAAGAACCCCAACGCCGTCATCAC GCTGGAGAACTGTCGCTTCGAGGAGTGGGGGGAGCACGTGACCGTGGTGTCATGTGACATGCGCGAGTGGGTGGCGCCGGAGAAAGCCGACATCATCGTCAGCGAGCTGCTGGGATCGTTCGGCGACAACGAACTCTCCCCGGAATGTTTAGACGGGGCGCAGCGCTTCCTCAAAG ACGGCGGCGTGAGCATCCCCTGCTCCTACACCTCCTTCCTggctcctctgtcctcctccaagCTCTACAACGAGGTGCGGAGCTGCCGCGAGCGCGACAAGGACCCCGAGAGCCACTTCGAGACGCCCTACGTCGTCCGCCTGCACAACTTCCACCAGCTGGCCGAGCCCAAAGCCTGCTTCACCTTCACGCACCCCACGACAG ACACCAACAACAACCGCTACCAGTGCCTCAGGTTCTCCGTGGGATGCAACTCGGTGCTCCACGGCTTCGCCGGATACTTCGAGACCACGCTGTACAAAGACGTGACGCTCAGTAGGTCCACCCCTCCCCCAGTCGGTAGGCGTTCCATTTCTCTACAGGTCGGGtgtcaacaggaagtgtttgttctGGTTCCAGGTATCAAACCGGAGACGCATTCGCCCGGGATGTTCTCCTGGTTCCCCATCCTGTTCCCCCTCAAA CAACCCATCACCGTCTCCCGGGACGACGACGTGACGGTGCGATTCTGGCGCTGCAACAACGGGAAGAAGGTGTGGTACGAGTGGGCGGTGACAGAACCGTCCTGCTCCGCCATCCACAACCCGGCAGGACGCTCCTACACCATCGGCCTgtga
- the prmt5 gene encoding protein arginine N-methyltransferase 5 isoform X2, whose amino-acid sequence MASASSGGRVSCGRDLNCVPEITETLAAVAKLGFDFLCMPLFHPRFRREFESEPAKTRPGAQTRSDLLLCGRDWNTLIVGKLSPWIDADSEIETLRRNSEAALSQELNFTAYLGLPVFMIPIKGPHNANLARMLLNHIHTGHHTSNFWIRVPLMAAEDTRDDLIENEPSVYSDDPSVEEKTWNWWHSLRALCDYNKRICLAVEVGADMPSEAVIEKWLGEPIKAAILPTSIFLTNKKGFPVLSKAHQRLIFSLFKLEAQFIFTGTSRHTEKDFRSYLQYLEYLNQNRPAPNAYELFAKGYEDYLQSPLQPLMDNLESQTYEVFEKDPIKYSQYQQAVYKCLLDRVPEEQKDTNVQVLMVLGAGRGPLVNTSLRAARLADRKLKVYAVEKNPNAVITLENCRFEEWGEHVTVVSCDMREWVAPEKADIIVSELLGSFGDNELSPECLDGAQRFLKDGGVSIPCSYTSFLAPLSSSKLYNEVRSCRERDKDPESHFETPYVVRLHNFHQLAEPKACFTFTHPTTDTNNNRYQCLRFSVGCNSVLHGFAGYFETTLYKDVTLSIKPETHSPGMFSWFPILFPLKQPITVSRDDDVTVRFWRCNNGKKVWYEWAVTEPSCSAIHNPAGRSYTIGL is encoded by the exons ATGGCGTCCGCTAGCTCGGGAGGCAGGGTGTCCTGCGGGAGAGACCTCAACTGCGTCCCGGAGATCACGGAAACGTTAGCCGCGGTTGCGAAACTCGG GTTTGATTTCCTGTGCATGCCGCTGTTCCACCCGCGGTTCCGGAGGGAGTTCGAGTCCGAACCCGCGAAAACCCGACCCGGAGCCCAGACCCGCTCAGACCTGCTGCTGTGTGGAAGAG attggAACACTTTAATCGTCGGGAAGCTGTCGCCGTGGATCGATGCAGATTCCGAAATCGAGACGCTGCGTCGGAACTCGGAGGCT GCTCTGTCTCAGGAGCTCAACTTCACCGCCTACCTGGGTCTGCCCGTCTTCATGATCCCCATCAAAGGCCCCCATAACGCCAATCTGGCCCGAATGCTGCTCAATCACATCCACACCGGACACCACACCTCCAAC TTCTGGATCCGCGTCCCGCTCATGGCGGCGGAGGACACGAGGGATGACCTGATTGAGAACGAGCCCAGCGTCTACAGCGACGACCCCAGTGTGGAGGAGAAGACCTGGAACTG GTGGCACTCGCTGCGAGCGCTCTGCGATTACAACAAGAGGATCTGCCTGG ctgtggaggtgggggCAGACATGCCGTCAGAAGCCGTGATAGAGAAGTGGCTCGGGGAGCCAATCAAAGCCGCCATCCTCCCCACCAGCATCTTCCTGACCAATAAGAAGGGCTTCCCCGTGTTGTCCAAAGCCCACCAGCGCCTGATCTTCTCTCTGTTCAAG CTGGAGGCCCAGTTCATCTTCACGGGGACCAGCCGCCACACGGAGAAGGACTTCCGCTCCTACCTGCAGTACCTGGAGTACCTCAACCAGAACCGGCCCGCCCCCAACGCCTACGAGCTCTTCGCCAAAGGCTACGAGGACTACCTGCAGTCCCCCCTCCAG CCTCTCATGGATAATCTGGAGTCTCAGACGTACGAAGTGTTTGAGAAGGATCCCATCAAGTATTCCCAGTATCAACAG GCTGTGTATAAATGTCTGCTGGACCGAGTCCCCGAGGAGCAGAAGGACACCAACGTGCA GGTGCTGATGGTGCTGGGGGCCGGCAGGGGGCCCCTGGTCAACACGTCGCTACGCGCCGCCAGGCtggcagacaggaagctgaaggTGTACGCCGTTGAGAAGAACCCCAACGCCGTCATCAC GCTGGAGAACTGTCGCTTCGAGGAGTGGGGGGAGCACGTGACCGTGGTGTCATGTGACATGCGCGAGTGGGTGGCGCCGGAGAAAGCCGACATCATCGTCAGCGAGCTGCTGGGATCGTTCGGCGACAACGAACTCTCCCCGGAATGTTTAGACGGGGCGCAGCGCTTCCTCAAAG ACGGCGGCGTGAGCATCCCCTGCTCCTACACCTCCTTCCTggctcctctgtcctcctccaagCTCTACAACGAGGTGCGGAGCTGCCGCGAGCGCGACAAGGACCCCGAGAGCCACTTCGAGACGCCCTACGTCGTCCGCCTGCACAACTTCCACCAGCTGGCCGAGCCCAAAGCCTGCTTCACCTTCACGCACCCCACGACAG ACACCAACAACAACCGCTACCAGTGCCTCAGGTTCTCCGTGGGATGCAACTCGGTGCTCCACGGCTTCGCCGGATACTTCGAGACCACGCTGTACAAAGACGTGACGCTCA GTATCAAACCGGAGACGCATTCGCCCGGGATGTTCTCCTGGTTCCCCATCCTGTTCCCCCTCAAA CAACCCATCACCGTCTCCCGGGACGACGACGTGACGGTGCGATTCTGGCGCTGCAACAACGGGAAGAAGGTGTGGTACGAGTGGGCGGTGACAGAACCGTCCTGCTCCGCCATCCACAACCCGGCAGGACGCTCCTACACCATCGGCCTgtga